In Fluviicola taffensis DSM 16823, the following are encoded in one genomic region:
- a CDS encoding AAA family ATPase, protein MKRISEIEFVNYKAFYNRGEENKIIIPEGKSVLIYGENGSGKSSVYEGLKQFFNSSDNTVEVIPSRHIAVSKTRIKNEDTDIQSEVLNDVSVKITFTDVHGCEQREFGVTNNNIQGANYIAQANLLNSFLSYRELLQTYLMDDLRDRTEFRRRFANLLIENILAKQKNSVTQRSYLHSWESLFAPRAWYKEENLALFAQGLDLDIRRINLILNEIIKFFEPHLEVQLVFIEPYIDYIHSSKKERTGKHPICEIDLSVSLFGLDTENDEENHLTVLNEARLSALAISIYFAALINTPQNNFDFKILYLDDIFIGLDMSNRLPLLNILKNFKKPIIEHFVDEENDNKIIERIKRNADVIQTEPEPFFTNYQIFISTYDRFWFQVAKNWFETKSKGKWCYLELYANQKVGLAFNTPLFFNSLDYIQKAEFYYSKHDYPSCANHLRKALEKRIKELLPANKHYGEYFDHETGITEIKKLKTLNQYLEKFIDFCQDNSINASELTDLKNLKDWYFNPFSHDNIGTPIFKRELDLAFDLVSKLERFTFNILLDAGQHLYFDFDNELGQTRRYMIELQENLRWIESEQGILLTNPKIKCFEWVKNGETQTQDWDGKLITFYNNKWKALIKDQSLPDYSMEHVLNSIKYSNNKKSLIELIALL, encoded by the coding sequence ATGAAACGGATATCCGAAATAGAATTCGTCAATTATAAAGCATTTTATAATAGAGGTGAAGAAAATAAAATAATTATACCAGAAGGAAAGAGTGTTTTGATTTATGGTGAAAATGGAAGTGGGAAATCAAGTGTTTATGAGGGTTTGAAACAATTTTTCAATAGTTCGGATAACACTGTAGAAGTAATTCCGTCAAGACACATCGCAGTTTCAAAAACAAGGATCAAAAATGAAGATACCGATATACAATCGGAAGTATTAAACGATGTGTCAGTAAAAATAACTTTTACAGATGTTCACGGATGTGAACAACGCGAATTTGGCGTGACAAATAACAATATCCAAGGAGCAAATTATATTGCACAAGCAAATTTATTGAATAGTTTTCTATCTTATCGTGAATTACTACAAACATATTTAATGGATGATTTACGGGATAGAACCGAGTTTCGAAGAAGGTTTGCGAATCTATTAATTGAAAATATCCTGGCTAAACAAAAAAATAGCGTAACTCAAAGATCTTATCTTCACTCATGGGAATCTCTTTTTGCTCCTAGAGCTTGGTATAAAGAAGAAAACTTAGCTTTATTTGCTCAAGGTTTGGATCTAGATATCCGAAGAATAAATTTAATCCTAAATGAAATTATTAAATTTTTCGAGCCACATCTTGAAGTTCAATTAGTGTTTATCGAGCCTTATATTGACTATATACATTCTTCTAAAAAAGAACGAACGGGAAAACATCCGATTTGTGAAATTGATTTATCAGTTAGTTTATTTGGTTTGGATACTGAAAATGATGAAGAAAATCATTTAACGGTACTCAATGAAGCTCGATTGTCCGCATTGGCAATTTCAATTTATTTTGCAGCTTTAATAAACACACCCCAGAATAATTTTGATTTTAAAATTCTTTATTTAGACGATATTTTTATAGGTCTAGACATGAGTAACCGACTACCTCTTTTAAATATTCTAAAAAACTTCAAAAAACCAATAATTGAACACTTTGTTGATGAAGAGAATGATAATAAAATAATTGAAAGAATAAAACGTAATGCAGATGTAATTCAAACAGAGCCAGAACCTTTCTTTACAAATTATCAAATTTTCATTTCAACTTATGATAGATTTTGGTTTCAAGTTGCTAAAAACTGGTTTGAAACAAAATCTAAAGGAAAATGGTGTTATTTAGAATTATATGCGAATCAAAAAGTAGGTTTAGCATTCAATACTCCTTTGTTTTTTAATTCATTAGATTATATCCAAAAAGCTGAATTTTATTATTCTAAACATGATTATCCTTCTTGTGCAAACCATCTTAGAAAAGCTTTAGAAAAGAGAATAAAAGAACTACTTCCAGCAAATAAGCATTACGGTGAGTATTTTGACCATGAAACTGGAATAACAGAAATCAAAAAACTAAAAACTTTAAATCAATATTTAGAAAAATTCATTGATTTTTGTCAAGACAATAGTATTAATGCTTCAGAATTGACTGATTTAAAAAACTTAAAAGATTGGTATTTTAACCCTTTTTCTCATGACAATATTGGAACACCAATTTTTAAACGAGAATTAGATCTTGCTTTTGATTTAGTTTCAAAACTTGAGCGCTTCACATTTAATATTTTACTTGATGCAGGTCAACATCTTTATTTTGATTTCGACAACGAATTAGGTCAAACACGTAGGTATATGATTGAATTGCAAGAGAATTTAAGGTGGATTGAATCTGAACAAGGTATTTTATTGACTAATCCTAAAATTAAATGTTTTGAGTGGGTAAAAAATGGAGAAACACAAACCCAAGATTGGGACGGTAAATTAATTACTTTTTACAATAACAAATGGAAAGCTTTGATAAAGGATCAATCATTACCTGATTATTCAATGGAACATGTATTGAATTCAATTAAATACTCAAATAATAAAAAATCATTAATAGAACTTATTGCATTGCTATGA
- a CDS encoding tetratricopeptide repeat-containing sensor histidine kinase, which translates to MNTFVNWIKAPLIVVLFFISFHSFSQRSDNNKFIDEKTQILAKKSPDLERLSRVVVFAQHENWDSVLVNTQQLVQKVKDPKILDFIHYYRAEAFHKKGILKYALKEFSLVRNDFEFKTMVRFNRGGIFLLQENYNEALDLFKSIDTNDKKGVNMIRIDALLHNIGICYLHLQSYVKSENYLLRAIQKIEKRKDYVSLIHSYIALSTLYYEQYQDDKAITYFEKAYILSRKYGSKELKLNTALNMAVVEENRKRFDIALEYRKEYEIWKDSLNDQNKIYEVAQIEKRLAVEQKQQRVELLETENKLKQSRLTSYLIVAILLASILVFGIYFYRQNVLRSRVILHQKQELDLLNATKDQLFSIVSHDLRSSVHALGVSNNQLKDKVEKQEYSSLENQLEESSVIATNTYNMLDNLLNWALLQTNGGYFKQEMHRLSMLIDQVAYNFKGVLNQKDIQFENTIPKSVKVFVDAESLKIVLRNFMDNSIKFSNPGSKITVNLEKEEEGSVCFNWEDTGRGMSEETRIKLLSDSPQLTKKDHEKEIGSGLGMNLCKSMLAKNGGKLDIWSRKEEGTTMSVTLKK; encoded by the coding sequence TTGAATACATTTGTTAATTGGATAAAAGCGCCATTAATTGTGGTGCTTTTTTTTATTTCTTTTCATTCATTTTCTCAACGGTCTGATAATAATAAATTCATTGATGAGAAAACACAAATATTGGCTAAAAAGTCTCCCGATCTAGAAAGGTTATCAAGGGTAGTTGTTTTTGCGCAGCATGAGAACTGGGACTCTGTTTTGGTGAATACACAACAATTAGTGCAAAAGGTAAAGGATCCAAAAATTCTCGATTTTATTCATTATTATCGTGCTGAAGCATTTCATAAAAAAGGAATTCTCAAATATGCCTTGAAAGAATTTTCTCTTGTTAGAAACGATTTTGAGTTTAAGACGATGGTCCGTTTCAATCGAGGTGGAATCTTCCTTTTACAGGAAAACTATAATGAAGCCTTGGATCTTTTCAAAAGTATTGATACGAATGATAAAAAAGGGGTTAATATGATTCGTATTGACGCTCTGCTACACAACATAGGAATTTGTTATTTGCATTTGCAAAGTTACGTCAAATCGGAAAATTATCTTTTGAGAGCAATACAGAAGATTGAAAAAAGAAAAGATTACGTTTCACTAATCCACTCATACATTGCATTGAGTACCCTTTACTACGAACAATATCAAGACGATAAAGCAATAACTTATTTTGAGAAAGCTTATATTCTATCAAGGAAATATGGATCAAAAGAATTGAAACTGAATACAGCGCTAAATATGGCGGTTGTAGAGGAAAATAGAAAAAGATTCGATATTGCGTTAGAATACCGAAAAGAATATGAAATTTGGAAGGATTCTCTCAATGATCAAAATAAAATATACGAAGTTGCTCAAATAGAAAAAAGGCTTGCAGTAGAGCAAAAACAGCAACGAGTTGAGCTTTTGGAAACGGAAAATAAATTAAAACAATCACGTTTAACTTCTTACCTCATTGTGGCAATATTACTTGCTTCAATCTTGGTTTTCGGAATTTACTTTTACCGTCAAAACGTTTTGCGTTCGCGCGTTATTTTACATCAAAAACAAGAACTCGATTTATTGAACGCTACAAAAGATCAACTATTTTCCATTGTTAGTCATGATCTTAGGTCTTCTGTTCATGCTTTGGGTGTCAGTAACAATCAACTCAAAGACAAAGTTGAAAAGCAAGAGTATTCCAGCTTGGAGAATCAATTGGAAGAAAGCAGCGTAATTGCTACGAACACCTACAATATGCTCGATAACTTGTTGAATTGGGCACTATTACAAACGAATGGCGGTTATTTCAAACAAGAAATGCATCGTTTGAGCATGTTGATCGATCAAGTAGCTTATAATTTTAAAGGTGTTTTGAATCAGAAAGACATTCAGTTTGAAAATACGATTCCAAAATCGGTAAAAGTATTTGTAGATGCTGAATCACTCAAGATTGTATTGCGCAATTTCATGGACAATAGCATCAAATTCTCAAATCCAGGCTCAAAAATTACCGTAAATCTAGAAAAAGAGGAGGAAGGGTCGGTTTGTTTCAATTGGGAAGATACTGGAAGAGGAATGTCGGAGGAAACACGTATAAAGTTGTTGAGCGATTCGCCTCAATTGACAAAGAAAGATCATGAAAAAGAAATTGGCTCAGGATTGGGTATGAATTTATGTAAGTCAATGCTAGCAAAAAACGGAGGGAAGTTGGATATTTGGAGTCGAAAAGAGGAGGGAACAACAATGAGTGTGACCTTAAAGAAATAG
- a CDS encoding tetratricopeptide repeat-containing sensor histidine kinase → MNNRFANFLGITLVLLLNSCSETDTRVIYHKETSVDVDKTCTWLSKRAYFHDADYYSVFRNYYEKQLKNTRFDKAAIALSELTEQEMYFSFFQKSTLDTVRSFQKMIEPKLSWDSTLFVESYIGNYYINQSKYRQAIPYFRKITVNKPFNYNTCVEVAHGYGDMAFCYFAMGQQGKALRYNSKALALFNQTTNYTGRGGIYDNMALVNLYSKNYPEAEVCFDKAMADYKRVNDMGNVFISLHNKIILYQEMEDPRLYELIDSTYHLFKKSKIADESLEVALSSFYVDMLLHEGRNSEAKAVLFDMKKNVDKLNSVASDADYIIALANYQIKAGEGIKDIKLIEKALKAVEEQDDYQNQIAFGHVLKDNAVLTKNYEKAYLISEKLKDAENMINNQKMITKTLELNKLYETKRKERQINNQKEVIASGRITIALLVSALMGFFLIIVVVSFRQKQKKNRSENRRALRYTKQLLLKTEEERKRIASDLHDSVSHDLLNLKNSIGGNASPAGEKIDTIINDIRSISRNLHPVMFEKVGLSASVEQLVDRAQSVNRLMVTSDIVYHGSLSVSNELQVYRIIQEALSNIIKYAEAVAAKIIIREETNHLQIQIKDNGLGFNVLETLSRKDAFGLHNIIERSKAIGGVAKIQSDKNGTIITIDLKKTP, encoded by the coding sequence ATGAATAATCGATTCGCAAACTTTCTGGGAATTACGCTAGTGCTTTTATTGAATTCTTGCTCTGAAACAGATACTCGTGTGATTTATCATAAGGAAACAAGTGTGGATGTAGATAAGACATGTACTTGGCTTTCTAAAAGGGCTTATTTTCACGATGCTGATTATTATTCAGTTTTTAGAAATTACTACGAAAAGCAATTAAAAAATACCCGTTTTGATAAAGCAGCGATTGCACTGTCTGAGCTGACCGAACAAGAAATGTATTTTTCCTTTTTTCAGAAGAGCACACTCGATACAGTTCGTTCCTTTCAAAAGATGATTGAACCGAAACTTTCTTGGGACAGTACATTATTTGTGGAATCATATATTGGTAACTATTACATCAATCAATCGAAATACCGCCAAGCAATTCCTTATTTTCGAAAAATAACAGTAAACAAACCATTTAATTACAATACCTGTGTGGAAGTTGCACATGGATATGGGGATATGGCTTTTTGCTATTTCGCTATGGGGCAACAAGGAAAAGCACTTCGATACAATTCGAAAGCGCTCGCATTATTCAATCAAACCACTAATTATACAGGACGTGGTGGTATTTATGACAACATGGCATTGGTGAATTTGTATTCTAAAAATTACCCAGAGGCAGAAGTGTGTTTTGATAAAGCAATGGCTGATTACAAGCGCGTAAATGATATGGGGAATGTATTTATCTCCTTGCACAATAAAATCATTTTATATCAGGAAATGGAAGATCCAAGACTGTATGAGTTGATTGATTCGACCTATCATTTATTTAAGAAAAGTAAAATTGCGGACGAATCATTGGAAGTAGCACTTTCTTCATTTTATGTAGATATGTTATTGCATGAGGGGCGAAACTCAGAAGCAAAGGCAGTTCTCTTCGATATGAAGAAGAATGTGGATAAACTGAATTCTGTTGCTTCAGATGCTGATTACATTATTGCTTTAGCAAACTATCAGATAAAAGCTGGAGAAGGAATAAAGGATATCAAATTGATAGAAAAAGCATTGAAAGCTGTTGAAGAACAGGATGATTATCAAAATCAGATAGCTTTTGGACATGTACTGAAAGATAATGCGGTATTGACCAAAAATTATGAGAAAGCTTATCTCATTTCAGAGAAACTAAAGGATGCTGAGAATATGATCAACAATCAAAAGATGATCACAAAAACCTTGGAGTTGAATAAGTTGTATGAAACTAAACGCAAAGAAAGACAAATTAACAATCAAAAGGAAGTGATTGCAAGTGGTAGAATAACGATTGCTCTACTTGTTTCTGCTTTAATGGGATTCTTTTTGATTATAGTGGTAGTCTCCTTTCGTCAAAAGCAAAAGAAAAACAGATCGGAAAATAGAAGAGCATTAAGATATACCAAGCAACTTTTATTAAAGACAGAGGAGGAACGCAAACGTATCGCAAGTGATTTACACGATAGCGTAAGTCATGATTTGTTGAATTTGAAAAATTCTATTGGAGGAAATGCGAGTCCTGCGGGCGAAAAAATTGACACAATTATCAATGATATTCGCAGTATCAGTAGAAATTTGCACCCTGTGATGTTTGAGAAGGTGGGATTGAGTGCAAGTGTTGAACAATTGGTTGATCGGGCACAATCTGTAAATCGTTTAATGGTAACTTCAGACATTGTGTATCACGGATCTTTGTCTGTTTCCAATGAATTACAAGTATATCGTATCATTCAAGAAGCTCTTTCAAATATTATCAAGTATGCAGAAGCTGTTGCAGCAAAGATTATTATTCGAGAAGAAACAAATCATTTGCAGATTCAAATCAAAGACAATGGCTTAGGATTTAATGTATTGGAAACTTTGTCTCGAAAAGATGCATTTGGTTTGCATAATATTATTGAGCGAAGCAAAGCTATTGGTGGTGTAGCCAAAATTCAATCCGATAAAAACGGAACCATTATTACTATTGACCTAAAGAAAACCCCATGA
- a CDS encoding LytR/AlgR family response regulator transcription factor — MEKIKILIVEDTVAESDRLIETLTSSQFDVVGVARSHQEALQLFYANKVDIVVIDIFLNGIPEGITFAETLNNVPQSARPFVFLTSSTDRSIFERAKLTKPYSFLLKPFNPLEVLYALEMAIEKFYNQPDIFQSDEEDTVISSDFLFIKKKDSLKKVAVSDIVNIEVEERYCSIFVGEEKFVIQISLAKITTLLDSTMFHRVHRNHIVNAHEIEEIQPSDGLLVMSNKSIIPISDHYKDVLNQFKIIK; from the coding sequence ATGGAAAAAATTAAAATACTGATTGTTGAAGATACAGTTGCTGAAAGTGATAGATTGATCGAAACATTAACTTCCAGTCAATTTGATGTAGTTGGTGTTGCCAGGTCTCATCAGGAAGCCTTGCAATTATTTTATGCAAATAAAGTAGATATTGTTGTCATAGATATTTTCCTAAATGGAATTCCTGAAGGAATCACCTTTGCTGAAACCCTCAATAACGTTCCACAATCTGCCAGGCCATTTGTGTTTTTAACAAGTTCTACAGATAGAAGTATTTTTGAGCGGGCCAAATTAACAAAGCCTTATAGTTTCTTATTGAAACCTTTCAATCCTTTGGAAGTGCTTTATGCGCTAGAAATGGCCATCGAAAAATTCTACAATCAACCAGATATTTTTCAAAGTGATGAGGAAGACACCGTAATAAGTTCCGATTTTTTGTTCATTAAGAAGAAAGATTCCTTGAAGAAAGTGGCCGTTTCTGATATCGTAAACATCGAGGTGGAAGAACGCTATTGTTCTATTTTTGTTGGGGAAGAGAAGTTTGTGATTCAAATTTCATTGGCCAAAATAACCACCCTCCTTGATTCAACAATGTTCCATCGCGTTCACCGAAATCACATTGTGAATGCGCATGAAATTGAAGAAATTCAACCTTCCGATGGATTATTAGTCATGAGCAATAAATCGATCATTCCTATCAGTGATCACTACAAAGATGTTCTCAATCAATTCAAGATTATTAAGTAA
- a CDS encoding response regulator, with protein MNIVIADDHPFTLQGTQSFVESYGYSVIGTCANGVSALNVIQLRLPDIAILDINMPALDGLDVAKKIHDLKLKTKVILLTMHNEMTLYNKAKEYGVYGYILKEHAQVELKNCLAEVAKGNQYVSDSLLNDLVSVRETGTSELDKLTFSERKIIELIGQQKTSKQIAEMLFLSEKTIEGHRSNIIEKLGLPKEKNVLLKWAMKNGLE; from the coding sequence ATGAATATTGTTATTGCTGACGATCACCCATTTACCCTTCAAGGAACACAAAGTTTCGTGGAATCTTACGGTTATAGCGTTATTGGAACTTGTGCCAATGGTGTTTCTGCTTTGAATGTTATTCAATTGCGCTTGCCAGATATTGCTATTTTGGATATCAATATGCCAGCTTTGGATGGATTAGACGTTGCAAAAAAAATCCACGACCTGAAACTGAAGACAAAAGTGATTCTGTTGACAATGCACAATGAAATGACTTTGTACAATAAAGCCAAAGAATACGGCGTTTATGGCTACATTCTCAAAGAACACGCGCAGGTCGAATTGAAAAATTGTCTAGCGGAAGTAGCAAAAGGAAATCAATATGTGAGTGATTCTTTGCTGAATGATTTGGTGAGTGTGCGTGAAACAGGGACGAGTGAATTGGATAAATTGACATTTTCAGAGCGCAAGATTATCGAATTAATTGGGCAACAAAAAACGAGTAAACAAATTGCTGAAATGTTGTTTTTGTCTGAGAAAACGATTGAGGGACACCGTTCGAATATTATTGAAAAGCTGGGTTTGCCAAAAGAAAAGAATGTGCTCCTTAAATGGGCCATGAAAAATGGATTGGAATAA
- a CDS encoding helix-turn-helix domain-containing protein, giving the protein MRSEILQEILDETPKDVEIFVRWYADIIKRINQILTEKGMSQKELAESLDKKPSEISKWLNGEHNFTLRSLAKLQAELGEELIQVPSVHVVDSSLHKEVSFTVWRNRSYPSNSKFEKFNVTTHKSPSSRVS; this is encoded by the coding sequence ATGAGAAGTGAAATCTTACAAGAAATTCTAGACGAAACTCCGAAAGACGTGGAGATCTTTGTGCGTTGGTATGCAGATATCATCAAAAGAATCAATCAAATATTGACTGAAAAAGGCATGTCTCAAAAAGAATTGGCTGAAAGCTTGGATAAAAAACCTTCAGAAATTAGCAAATGGCTAAATGGTGAGCACAATTTCACATTAAGATCGCTTGCAAAACTACAGGCAGAATTAGGAGAAGAATTAATTCAGGTCCCTTCTGTGCATGTGGTTGATTCTTCCTTGCATAAGGAAGTAAGTTTTACTGTTTGGAGAAACAGAAGCTATCCTTCAAATAGCAAGTTTGAAAAGTTTAATGTTACAACCCATAAAAGCCCATCGAGTCGTGTCAGCTAA
- a CDS encoding T9SS type A sorting domain-containing protein → MKKNYFILSLLTSMLVALNGYSQTYSSYGSTPTNDNYNPVNNSNDTMYYTFNSLMNGAYEDATLIMDGSAYFQPGGSYNIYGPGLVLVGNFTSPSTYDCTNFTTSITVPFATINTYGGSVVYKFVKQGNVYPYCNYNRIRAKLQYNYCTTGVPAQEASFSFTDNYFCESEGPFNLVGSPAGGNFSGNGITNNVLNLSNLTTGEYNVTYTFTEANGCYTQDSSKFIVIESPADQSILTCENTSPVLNTGNISTVYATNLNLSNAIGIGTDVTLNPITTSPTEVFSAKVSGPFYYQINSLDTSNHQIVDHEVLSDDDRGGIAVTANYVYVVGDEATARYDLDLQNGVELPRRDGIFTDLAQLKLYTLYNTVAPHTPNDDLDDEGFTVNALRSLNEDLSYGSEIILLTQPVTIATDGDQGVILTGHNELILGTAYGNYDFYHISILNGLVTPMGQHELNVYGSENWADWGMSGFDGTDRHAYFRDDNDSIVDFNFTADSATSIMPITDFSDMASFIAHPLNNRFYGHYEGGTSTFGGDEETLFYFQISDTASRLAATSLNYACPNKITFTFNTVDLGVDTTVCSEDGLYIIPGGFGYNSYTWNGVNNNFNSYAVQNSGEVVLSVVDNANCTITDTVNVTIEACTAGINELAEASMQIYPVPNNGTFQITFDALTVESQITIVDAQGKQVANQLVSQGETMIGMNLTVEPGIYFVRLSSENGTSQRAISVQ, encoded by the coding sequence ATGAAAAAAAATTACTTCATCTTGAGCTTGCTCACATCAATGCTTGTAGCATTGAACGGTTATTCGCAAACCTATTCTAGTTACGGAAGCACACCTACCAACGATAACTACAATCCTGTAAATAACTCCAACGATACCATGTATTATACTTTCAATTCGTTAATGAATGGAGCTTATGAAGATGCAACCTTGATAATGGATGGATCCGCTTATTTTCAACCAGGTGGCTCCTACAATATTTATGGTCCTGGATTGGTATTGGTAGGTAATTTCACTTCTCCATCCACATACGACTGTACTAATTTCACAACGAGTATTACAGTACCCTTCGCAACTATTAATACGTATGGCGGAAGTGTAGTTTACAAGTTTGTAAAACAAGGAAATGTGTATCCTTATTGTAATTACAACCGAATCCGTGCTAAACTTCAGTACAACTATTGTACAACTGGAGTTCCAGCTCAAGAGGCAAGTTTCTCATTTACTGACAACTATTTTTGTGAGTCGGAAGGTCCATTCAATCTAGTAGGATCTCCTGCTGGAGGAAATTTCTCTGGTAATGGGATTACAAACAATGTACTTAATTTATCAAACTTAACTACTGGTGAATATAATGTTACATACACATTTACAGAAGCTAACGGATGTTACACCCAAGATAGTAGCAAATTCATAGTAATTGAAAGTCCAGCAGATCAATCTATACTGACTTGTGAGAATACATCTCCAGTGCTAAATACGGGTAATATTTCTACCGTTTATGCTACAAATTTAAATTTATCGAATGCGATTGGAATTGGAACGGATGTTACTTTAAATCCAATTACTACTAGTCCAACAGAAGTTTTTTCTGCAAAAGTATCAGGTCCTTTTTATTATCAAATAAATTCCCTGGACACAAGCAATCATCAGATTGTTGATCATGAAGTTCTTAGTGATGATGATCGCGGAGGAATTGCAGTTACAGCAAACTATGTTTACGTTGTTGGGGATGAGGCTACTGCTCGATATGATTTGGATTTGCAAAATGGGGTCGAATTGCCAAGACGTGATGGAATCTTTACAGACTTAGCACAATTGAAATTGTATACGCTTTACAACACTGTAGCTCCGCATACACCAAATGACGATCTAGATGATGAAGGGTTTACAGTAAATGCTTTACGTTCATTGAACGAAGATTTATCATACGGTTCTGAAATTATCCTCTTGACTCAACCTGTAACAATTGCTACAGATGGTGATCAAGGCGTGATTCTTACCGGACACAATGAATTGATTCTTGGAACTGCTTATGGAAATTATGATTTTTACCACATTTCTATTTTAAACGGCTTGGTAACACCAATGGGACAGCATGAACTAAATGTATATGGATCAGAAAACTGGGCAGATTGGGGTATGTCAGGATTTGATGGTACTGATCGTCATGCTTATTTTAGAGATGATAATGATTCTATCGTAGATTTTAATTTCACTGCTGACTCCGCTACGAGTATCATGCCAATTACAGATTTTTCAGATATGGCTAGCTTTATCGCTCACCCATTGAACAATCGTTTTTATGGACATTATGAAGGTGGTACATCTACTTTTGGAGGTGACGAGGAGACTTTATTCTACTTCCAAATTTCGGATACTGCTTCACGATTAGCTGCAACATCTTTAAATTATGCCTGCCCGAATAAAATCACTTTTACATTCAACACAGTTGATTTAGGAGTAGATACAACCGTATGTTCAGAAGATGGATTGTACATTATTCCTGGAGGTTTTGGTTACAATTCGTATACTTGGAATGGTGTAAACAACAATTTCAATTCTTATGCAGTACAAAATTCAGGTGAAGTTGTATTATCGGTTGTTGACAATGCAAACTGTACGATTACAGATACTGTAAACGTTACGATTGAAGCATGTACAGCTGGAATCAATGAATTAGCTGAAGCATCTATGCAGATTTACCCTGTTCCAAATAACGGAACTTTCCAAATAACTTTTGATGCATTGACTGTTGAATCACAAATTACGATTGTAGATGCGCAAGGAAAACAAGTTGCAAACCAATTAGTTTCTCAAGGAGAAACAATGATTGGAATGAATCTTACTGTTGAACCTGGAATTTACTTTGTTCGTTTGAGTTCTGAAAATGGAACTTCTCAACGTGCAATAAGCGTTCAATAA
- a CDS encoding T9SS type A sorting domain-containing protein: MGRFFSISLFAALISNAFVFAQKQTPNPIRLLVQETRVIAPFISNELPTTSESGSSAPVTMHVYNNMSSNYLTLEVLGASKVMEFQLINEDGQEMYSGTIRGTQLVEIESWPTGTYYFLCGSKREKIDLTK, from the coding sequence ATGGGACGTTTTTTTTCAATCAGTTTATTCGCAGCATTAATTAGCAATGCTTTTGTTTTTGCTCAAAAACAGACTCCAAACCCAATTCGGTTATTGGTGCAAGAAACTCGTGTGATTGCTCCGTTTATTAGTAACGAACTTCCTACCACAAGCGAATCCGGTTCATCTGCCCCCGTAACAATGCATGTTTACAACAACATGTCTTCAAATTACTTAACACTAGAGGTCTTAGGAGCTTCAAAAGTGATGGAATTTCAATTAATTAATGAAGATGGACAAGAAATGTATTCAGGAACAATCCGTGGTACTCAGCTTGTTGAAATAGAATCTTGGCCTACAGGTACATACTATTTTTTGTGTGGTTCAAAGCGCGAAAAGATAGACCTAACGAAATAA